Below is a genomic region from Paludicola sp. MB14-C6.
TGTGGGCAAATGAAGCCTTTAATCCAGATAAGCCTGATACGTATTTTGAAAAAGTATAACAAAGGAGTATATTATGTCACAGCTTAAAGTCATGACTATTATTGGAACTCGACCAGAGATTATTCGCCTTTCTGCGGTAATTAAAAAATGTGATAAGTACTTTAATCAAGTATTAGTACATACTGGTCAAAACTATGATTATGAATTAAATCAAGTGTTTTTTGATGATTTAGGCTTGCGTGCACCTGATTTTTATTTAGATGCAGTAGGAATAGATTTAGGAGAAACAATAGGCAATATTATTGCAAAATCATATAAACTTATGGTGGAAGAACAACCAGATGCTCTTTTGATTTTAGGAGACACGAATTCATGTCTTTCAGCGATTGCAGCAAAACGTCTTCATATTCCTATTTTCCATATGGAAGCTGGAAACAGATGCTTTGATGAATGCCTTCCTGAGGAAACAAATCGTAGAATTGTTGACCATATTTCTGATGTTAATATGTGCTATAGTGAGCATGCAAGAAGATATTTAAACCATGAAGGTACTGCAAAGGAAAGAACATATGTAACAGGGTCTCCTATGGCTGAAGTACTTCATCAAAATTTGGAGCAAATTCAATCTAGCGAAATTCTTAAGAAGTTAGGTCTTGAAAAAGGCAAATATATTCTTCTATCTGCTCATAGAGAAGAAAATATAGATAATGAAGAAAACTTTATCAACTTAATGAACGCTGTAAATGCAATGGCAGAAAAATATGATATGCCTATTTTATATTCATGCCATCCAAGGAGTGCGAAGTATATCGAAAAGCGTGGATTCCAGTTTGATCCTCGTGTCATTCAAAACAAACCACTAGGTTTTCATGATTACAATAATCTGCAAATGAACGCATATGCTGTGGTTTCTGATAGCGGTACATTACCTGAAGAATCAAGCTTCTTCTTATCAGTAGGACATCCATTCCCAGCTATTTGTATTCGAACTTCAACAGAACGTCCTGAAGCGCTTGATAAAGGTAACTTTATCCTTGCAGGGATTACAACAGAACAAGTACTACAAGCAGTAGATACTGCGGTAGTAATGAATAATGATGGCGATTATGGTATTCCAGTACCGAATTATACAGACGAAAATGTTTCTACAAAAGTAGTAAAGCTAATTCAAAGCTATACTGGTGTAGTAAATAAAATGGTGTGGAGGAAGTAGAAGTGGTAGACTTAAAAGAGTTTCATGATGTGTTACTGGAGATATTAATTGAGTTTGATAGAATATGTAGAAAATACGATATTAAATATTCTTTAGCTTGGGGAACTCTTCTAGGAGCGGTTCGTCATCAAGGCTTTATTCCTTGGGACGATGATGTCGATATTATTATGCCTAGAAAAGATTACGAGAAGTTCTTGAAACTTTCTTCACAAGAGTTGAATAATAACTATTTTCTTCAATCCATTAACACCGAAACTGCTTACCAATATAATATAACACGTATACGAAAAAATAATACAGCTATGATATATAGTAATTGGAAGAATGCTGGATTTCATCAAGGTATTTATATGGATATTTCTCCGATTGATCATATTCCTGATGATGAAAAATTATTTGCAAAACAAAAACGAAAGATCATTTTTTTAACACCAATTCGTGCTGCAAG
It encodes:
- the wecB gene encoding non-hydrolyzing UDP-N-acetylglucosamine 2-epimerase, which produces MSQLKVMTIIGTRPEIIRLSAVIKKCDKYFNQVLVHTGQNYDYELNQVFFDDLGLRAPDFYLDAVGIDLGETIGNIIAKSYKLMVEEQPDALLILGDTNSCLSAIAAKRLHIPIFHMEAGNRCFDECLPEETNRRIVDHISDVNMCYSEHARRYLNHEGTAKERTYVTGSPMAEVLHQNLEQIQSSEILKKLGLEKGKYILLSAHREENIDNEENFINLMNAVNAMAEKYDMPILYSCHPRSAKYIEKRGFQFDPRVIQNKPLGFHDYNNLQMNAYAVVSDSGTLPEESSFFLSVGHPFPAICIRTSTERPEALDKGNFILAGITTEQVLQAVDTAVVMNNDGDYGIPVPNYTDENVSTKVVKLIQSYTGVVNKMVWRK
- a CDS encoding LicD family protein encodes the protein MVDLKEFHDVLLEILIEFDRICRKYDIKYSLAWGTLLGAVRHQGFIPWDDDVDIIMPRKDYEKFLKLSSQELNNNYFLQSINTETAYQYNITRIRKNNTAMIYSNWKNAGFHQGIYMDISPIDHIPDDEKLFAKQKRKIIFLTPIRAARNKDVFFNCGLNLNKFVKSILYVVLNCFPRKYCQRKEYEAITKYNDSRTKRVGLISEGGVLLNTPADLRPFDSKVLDEFVDIEFEGRQFLATKYYDEMLKFWYGDYMQLPPKEQQVMFHQPEIFSTNRSYKEFL